The following coding sequences lie in one Raphanus sativus cultivar WK10039 unplaced genomic scaffold, ASM80110v3 Scaffold0134, whole genome shotgun sequence genomic window:
- the LOC130501246 gene encoding uncharacterized protein LOC130501246 yields the protein MSLTVSSGGRVARIHSTDLTDASRTPFSTFKLINFPYPSRTRLHVVSAAKNNSSQTGRFDSKKRRTLVPTTTKEQTEEQSSNIDGTPPSQIEIAGDGGDRFAVNTRFRGDPKDAPKFLLKDLPGLESDPFEGPQWDGLGFFVQYLWAFGIVFALISGAIAAGTYNEGATDFKETPVYKEAMESRDLLDEAEGSNSEDVFESNPTEVAPSVE from the exons atGTCTCTCACCGTGAGCAGCGGTGGCAGAGTCGCTAGGATCCACTCCACAGACCTCACCGATGCTTCTCGCACTCCCTTCTCCACCTTCAAACTCATAAACTTCCCTTACCCGTCAAGAACCCGTCTCCACGTGGTCTCCGCCGCCAAAAACAACTCCTCCCAAACCGGTCGGTTCGACAGCAAAAAACGTCGAACCCTCGTCCCGACAACAACCAAGGAACAGACGGAAGAACAAAGCAGCAACATCGACGGCACACCACCGTCTCAGATCGAAATCGCCGGCGACGGCGGAGATAGGTTCGCGGTGAACACTCGCTTCAGAGGTGATCCGAAAGACGCGCCCAAGTTCTTGCTTAAGGATCTTCCTGGGCTTGAATCTGATCCATTCGAAGGTCCCCAGTGGGATGGTTTAGGGTTCTTCGTTCAGTACTTGTGGGCTTTCGGAATCGTTTTCGCG tTAATCTCCGGTGCAATTGCGGCGGGGACGTATAACGAAGGTGCGACGGATTTCAAGGAGACGCCGGTTTATAAGGAGGCGATGGAGTCTCGCGACCTTCTGGATGAGGCGGAGGGTTCGAACTCGGAAGATGTTTTTGAGTCCAATCCGACAGAAGTGGCGCCTAGTGTGGAGTAG